From the genome of Spinacia oleracea cultivar Varoflay chromosome 2, BTI_SOV_V1, whole genome shotgun sequence, one region includes:
- the LOC130467393 gene encoding uncharacterized protein, whose amino-acid sequence MYLQMMLAGETFTSLDTLYGKAAHLYGPQQRRNGVGEKRKDVGNQNQGGGQKNQGNFKKNKGNNHFQIKGNHGGNRNNFHNNNGNKNQSAGNGTRVYECRRCHNNHPGQDCNGNPVVCRFCEKLGHREFECWAKNGKPIQGNR is encoded by the coding sequence ATGTATTTGCAAatgatgcttgctggagagacctttacctctctTGACACCCTGTACGGGAAAGCTGCCCATCTGTATGGTCCGCAGCAAAGGAGAAATGGagttggtgaaaagaggaaggatgttggtaaccaaaaTCAAGGTGGTGGCCAAAAAAATCAGGGAAACTTTAAGAAGAACAAAGGGAATAATCACTTCCAGATTAAGGGAAATCATGGTGGAAACAGAAACAATTTCCACAACAACAATGGGAATAAGAACCAatctgcagggaatggaacgagagtctatgagtgtagacgttgccataatAATCACCCAGGACaggactgtaatggaaacccaGTTGTTTGTAGGTTCTGTGAGAaactaggccatagagaatttgagtgttgggccaagaatgggaaacccatcCAAGGCAACCGCtag